A stretch of the Erpetoichthys calabaricus chromosome 3, fErpCal1.3, whole genome shotgun sequence genome encodes the following:
- the zbtb4 gene encoding zinc finger and BTB domain-containing protein 38, which yields MVSTAETTDTGHPDALISHLNDQRLKGLFCDITIIAGDTKFKVHQNILCASSLYFKELLSTSTRRPTHLSENILELPEVKADIFADILDYIYTSRVSLRGPKRTKDLIKAGKKLRIPFLEKLEEEPGFRSGKKKKYDLPSSPSSPCLPCTLFPGNKDENMSLNSSHVRPDDANDMQWKATTAEENFRALIQPLSPIDLTASARKDSELQPSSLPSSPLQSTPNELPTHSSLQTLISSTPSVLVSDPMDTECASVRDSPIFKAKIPNLMTVEPDHSTTETAKILFNLSTGVFQGNKVSKETSTQSGTRSVPSKERSKVPCPDNDNGTEFTISPSQPNSDPIPVERLYCGLCNRSFSSASSLSLHMKLHRSGRALSCKICSKAFIHSKRLQSHEALCGRTQHSSSIVTMAKDEESQNTGEKKDGEDGEQSIKEPREDEEEEEEEEEEEEGVVAEEEVEMEDKELKTPKPLLLPGKTSNKKGRSFLVRHRNFQRMDMLPEEDHFVKVVDGHIIYFCTVCERSYMTLSSLKRHSNVHSWRRKYPCRYCDKVFALAEYRTKHEVWHTGERRYQCIFCWETFVTYYNLKTHQKSFHGINPGLITSEKTPNGGYKQKLNALKLYRLLPMRSQKRPYKTYSQVLSDSILMPSQNISSISLTASLDNELPVTPMTEDQQLYGNEKQPISLKQSSSDYILLNSQEHMSLEVQDITNPSSTHSQSDSIQSNSDMDGNDQVSSQNLPGKEESGSTVIAYGHPKPSVIMHSTAVSSVIMHSNQVGKSSVNTNSNSNTHLSPPVSGDPLSKKVARPIKKQVLKQYIQSQSRSSAERLEEEQGMDLDNEKPMQRQLKAAADGNSVTYVAKPACVGASETKGGAPLCQITVRIGEEAIVKRSISETDLMRDKGPPVSKSKKIETVPEDENQHHHHRHHHRFRSTESDREKEKPKVGKQKEYYLRLEAREEDSDQDAEDNLWRPYYTYKPKRKTLHLQKVKKSSWRRKLRFKRSLRLMRRAERLMDQNLQKSSTDHSTTLSQSINEPGDPEEHDDNVTCSVCDEDFPDYSSLRKHERHHQSGKSFKCITCGRQFSTLKKLDKHELSHLIEFVCMQCQESFHSRELLEEHQKVHQVEADGQVVDKMKEPGNVDKCNLPRVGRRPSIRHACTYCSKICKTAAALGRHMKRHEIDKEGSADPTVEVSGQATDGDPANVKPEETDREQEKSRPVINCSASNMETCEVSSFESPEKVAVSSDLLVSKQLNKSSNKELTQNKDGENLSPALSSSETNQLCGSTKTEAPVRTEVMDSTPPTVLVMNGRDSLDSCKWETVTPIRVQGNSTELSGGTLQLPSKLLHTKDSMFEFSGDNHIDQVESVPQKHHNNTTSTRHPVNEAVNRISMKDEDSIIENEPKQEHLRPGPECDVVSPHLKKDKKSEHAAPSRATTNSPQKSTQVYVQGENLEFKKTVLHIGPDMSQPKPMRHKGNDLPSASQELIGHHLAKLGLPVQEHRTRSHYGRDTPTRDPLLSHTRKEAQEAHGLLLPHKEEKLSPSVTDLGKPQTTPSAANVITSHEPTLAQTTLNKCTQKTMKSPSLGPNNPTQELLMSCMGGKGTGIQDMSGLLPSGPAPSLMMSHLAGVNENICKTMLMSQKSEDLQASTPQDLRMHMSYPVQDYPLPLIAPGGCRSSKKQEENLLVSYPSTAIQFGDFGKVSNGELAKLPFYPDPYQLIYGPQLLAYPYNLTALPMALNMVVPNEKGDPLPFLPTFFSYVNPCSSPMQESPLMARASRSSNSREGTHQ from the coding sequence ATGGTGTCCACAGCAGAGACAACCGACACGGGTCATCCCGATGCTCTCATCTCACACTTGAATGATCAGCGTCTAAAGGGTCTTTTTTGTGACATCACCATCATTGCAGGGGACACCAAATTCAAGGTCCATCAAAACATCTTGTGTGCCAGCAGCTTGTACTTCAAAGAGCTGCTCAGCACTTCCACCAGGCGTCCCACTCACCTGTCAGAAAACATCTTGGAGCTGCCAGAAGTGAAGGCTGACATTTTTGCAGACATCCTTGATTACATTTACACTTCTAGGGTGTCTCTCAGAGGCCCTAAAAGAACCAAGGATCTGATCAAAGCAGGGAAGAAGCTAAGAATTCCATTTTTGGAAAAGCTGGAAGAGGAGCCTGGCTTTAgaagtggcaaaaagaaaaaatacgacTTACCCAGCTCACCTAGCTCACCTTGCCTTCCCTGCACCCTGTTTCCTGGAAATAAAGACGAGAATATGTCATTGAACTCTTCACATGTCAGACCTGATGATGCCAATGACATGCAGTGGAAAGCGACAACTGCAGAGGAAAACTTCAGGGCCTTGATACAACCACTGTCTCCTATAGACCTAACGGCTTCAGCTAGGAAAGATTCTGAACTTCAGCCATCTTCCTTGCCCAGTTCTCCTTTGCAGAGTACACCTAATGAACTTCCTACTCACAGCTCTTTACAAACTTTGATTTCTTCCACCCCTTCTGTATTGGTTTCAGATCCCATGGATACTGAGTGTGCTTCAGTAAGAGACAGTCCTATTTTTAAGGCTAAAATACCAAACTTAATGACTGTTGAACCTGACCATTCCACCACAGAAACAGCTAAGATTCTGTTCAATTTGAGCACAGGAGTATTCCAAGGAAACAAAGTGAGCAAAGAAACCAGTACCCAAAGTGGAACTCGTAGTGTCCCTTCCAAGGAGAGATCCAAGGTCCCATGTCCAGACAATGATAATGGTACAGAGTTCACTATAAGCCCTTCACAACCAAATTCAGATCCTATTCCTGTTGAGAGACTTTATTGTGGACTTTGCAACCGTTCATTCAGCTCAGCATCTTCTTTAAGTCTGCATATGAAGCTGCACCGATCTGGGAGGGCACTGTCCTGCAAAATCTGCAGTAAGGCTTTTATTCATAGCAAAAGGCTACAGTCACATGAAGCTTTGTGTGGAAGAACGCAACACAGTTCAAGTATAGTAACTATGGCCAAAGATGAAGAATCCcaaaatacaggtgaaaaaaaagatGGAGAAGATGGAGAGCAAAGCATCAAGGAGCCCAGGGAagatgaggaggaagaggaggaggaggaggaagaagaggaggggGTGGTGGCTGAGGAGGAGGTGGAGATGGAAGATAAAGAGTTAAAAACTCCAAAACCCCTATTGTTACCTGGAAAGACTTCCAATAAAAAAGGGCGTAGTTTTTTAGTAAGACATCGAAACTTCCAAAGGATGGACATGCTTCCTGAGGAGGATCACTTTGTGAAAGTGGTTGATGGGCACATTATTTACTTCTGTACAGTCTGTGAGCGGTCCTACATGACACTTTCTAGCCTTAAGCGTCATTCCAATGTCCACTCCTGGCGTAGAAAATATCCTTGCCGCTACTGCGATAAAGTCTTTGCTCTTGCTGAGTATCGCACCAAACATGAGGTCTGGCACACTGGTGAGAGACGCTACCAGTGTATCTTTTGCTGGGAGACTTTTGTGACTTACTATAATTTAAAGACACACCAAAAGTCCTTCCATGGCATTAATCCAGGACTCATCACAAGTGAGAAGACACCCAATGGTGGCTACAAGCAGAAACTCAATGCCCTTAAACTTTACCGGTTACTGCCTATGAGATCACAGAAAAGACCTTACAAAACCTACAGCCAAGTTCTTTCTGACAGTATTCTCATGCCATCTCAGAATATATCTTCCATCTCCTTGACAGCCTCTTTAGATAATGAACTTCCAGTAACCCCCATGACTGAGGACCAACAGTTGTATGGTAATGAAAAACAACCCATAAGCTTAAAGCAATCCTCTAGTGATTATATCCTCTTGAATTCTCAAGAGCATATGTCCCTTGAGGTACAGGACATAACCAATCCTAGTTCCACACATAGCCAATCTGATTCCATTCAGTCAAATAGTGATATGGATGGCAATGACCAagtatcaagtcaaaatttaccAGGAAAAGAGGAGTCAGGGTCAACTGTCATTGCATATGGACATCCCAAACCCTCCGTTATAATGCACAGCACTGCAGTGTCTTCTGTTATCATGCACAGTAACCAAGTGGGAAAGTCCTCCGTAAATACTAACAGTAACTCAAACACTCATCTTTCTCCCCCAGTGTCAGGTGATCCACTTTCCAAAAAAGTAGCCCGTCCCATCAAGAAGCAAGTTCTTAAACAATATATCCAATCTCAGAGCAGGTCTTCAGCTGAGAGATTGGAAGAAGAACAAGGAATGGACCTTGATAATGAAAAGCCTATGCAGAGGCAACTTAAGGCTGCTGCTGATGGCAACAGTGTAACCTATGTGGCCAAGCCAGCTTGCGTAGGGGCATCAGAAACCAAAGGAGGAGCTCCATTGTGTCAGATAACTGTTCGCATTGGGGAGGAAGCAATTGTGAAGAGAAGTATTTCGGAAACAGATCTGATGCGTGATAAAGGACCTCCTgtcagcaaaagtaaaaaaatagaaaCTGTCCCAGAAGATGAGAACCAGCACCATCATCACCGTCATCACCACCGTTTTCGCAGTACAGAATCTGATAGAGAAAAGGAGAAACCTAAAGTTGGTAAACAAAAAGAATACTACTTGCGTCTTGAAGCACGAGAGGAAGACAGTGACCAGGATGCCGAGGACAACCTGTGGAGACCTTATTACACTTACAAGCCTAAAAGAAAGACCTTGCATCTGCAAAAAGTCAAAAAATCCAGTTGGAGAAGGAAACTACGATTTAAGCGTTCTTTGAGACTTATGAGGCGAGCGGAGCGTCTTATGGACCAAAATTTACAGAAGAGTAGCACTGATCACTCAACCACATTATCTCAATCAATCAATGAACCTGGAGACCCTGAGGAGCACGATGACAACGTCACATGCTCCGTCTGTGATGAAGATTTTCCTGACTACTCATCGCTAAGGAAACATGAAAGGCACCACCAGTCAGGTAAATCTTTCAAATGTATTACCTGTGGCAGACAATTCTCTACATTGAAGAAATTGGACAAGCATGAGCTAAGCCATCTGATAGAGTTTGTCTGTATGCAGTGCCAAGAGTCCTTCCATTCCAGGGAGCTTTTAGAGGAGCACCAGAAAGTACACCAGGTAGAGGCAGATGGCCAAGTTGTTGACAAAATGAAGGAACCTGGCAATGTGGACAAGTGCAACCTGCCTCGTGTTGGTAGGAGACCCTCTATTCGCCATGCTTGCACATATTGCTCAAAGATTTGTAAGACTGCAGCAGCTTTGGGGAGGCACATGAAGCGACATGAGATTGATAAAGAGGGTTCAGCAGACCCAACTGTTGAAGTGTCTGGTCAAGCAACAGATGGTGACCCAGCAAATGTGAAACCTGAAGAAACTGATAGAGAGCAAGAAAAATCAAGACCAGTAATCAATTGTTCTGCTTCAAATATGGAGACATGCGAGGTAAGCAGTTTTGAATCTCCAGAGAAAGTTGCAGTGTCATCTGACTTGTTGGTTTCAAAGCAGTTAAACAAATCGAGTAATAAAGAACTTACTCAGAATAAAGATGGTGAAAATTTGAGCCCAGCCCTCTCATCAAGTGAGACAAATCAACTGTGTGGCAGTACCAAAACTGAAGCTCCTGTGAGAACAGAAGTAATGGATAGCACTCCTCCAACAGTTCTAGTAATGAACGGTAGAGACAGTTTAGATTCCTGCAAATGGGAAACAGTAACACCCATCAGAGTACAGGGAAACTCAACAGAACTATCTGGGGGAACACTCCAACTGCCTTCAAAGCTGTTGCACACAAAGGACAGTATGTTTGAATTTTCAGGTGATAACCATATTGACCAGGTTGAGAGTGTTCCTCAGAAACACCATAATAATACTACAAGTACAAGACATCCAGTCAATGAGGCTGTCAATAGAATTTCAATGAAGGATGAAGACAGCATCATTGAGAATGAGCCCAAACAAGAACATTTGAGGCCTGGTCCTGAATGTGATGTTGTATCTCCACACCTTAAGAAAGACAAAAAGTCTGAGCATGCTGCACCTTCTCGAGCAACTACAAATTCCCCACAGAAATCAACCCAAGTGTATGTTCAGGGGGAAAACTTGGAGttcaaaaaaacagttttgcacATCGGTCCAGACATGTCTCAGCCCAAACCAATGCGCCATAAGGGCAATGATCTTCCTTCAGCTTCACAAGAGCTCATTGGACATCACTTGGCAAAATTAGGTCTTCCTGTACAGGAACATAGGACCAGGTCCCATTATGGGAGGGACACGCCTACTCGGGATCCACTGTTATCCCACACAAGGAAAGAGGCACAGGAGGCGCATGGGCTGCTGTTGCCACATAAAGAAGAGAAGCTGTCACCTTCTGTGACTGACCTGGGGAAACCACAAACCACTCCAAGTGCTGCTAACGTGATTACTTCACACGAACCGACATTGGCACAGACCACTTTAAACAAGTGCAcccaaaaaacaatgaaatctccCAGTCTGGGCCCAAATAACCCAACACAGGAACTGCTGATGTCTTGCATGGGGGGAAAAGGGACTGGCATACAGGACATGTCTGGACTACTTCCTAGTGGCCCAGCGCCAAGCCTTATGATGTCCCATTTGGCAGGAGTTAATGAGAACATTTGCAAAACGATGCTGATGTCTCAGAAATCTGAGGACCTCCAAGCATCCACTCCACAGGACCTGCGTATGCACATGAGTTATCCAGTTCAGGACTACCCTTTGCCACTTATTGCACCAGGGGGCTGCCGTTCCAGCAAGAAGCAGGAGGAGAACCTCTTGGTTTCTTACCCAAGCACTGCCATCCAGTTTGGAGACTTTGGAAAGGTCTCAAATGGAGAGCTGGCCAAGTTGCCCTTTTATCCTGACCCCTACCAGCTTATTTATGGACCGCAGCTACTAGCATATCCATATAATTTAACAGCACTTCCCATGGCTTTAAACATGGTTGTCCCAAATGAGAAAGGAGATCCTCTCCCTTTCCTCCCCACCTTCTTTAGCTATGTAAACCCCTGCTCAAGCCCCATGCAGGAGTCACCTCTTATGGCCAGAGCAAGTCGTAGCAGCAACAGCCGAGAAGGGACCCATCAGTAG